CATCGTGGCAGCGTCCGCTGCGAATCCCCCGCGTCCCGGGTCGACCTGTACAGCGTTCCGCGCGCGGACTAGCGTTGAACAGAAGCCTGAGGAGGCTCTCATGATGATGTTCTGGTTCACCGTCGGTTTCGCGGCACTTCTCGTCCTGATGTCGGTTCTGCTGATCATCCGCCAGCACCGGTCCAAGGACTTCCAGGAGAAACTCGACCCGCACGATCTGCCCCGTCAGAAGGACGCTCTGAGCCGGGAGTTCGATGCCGGCATCCACCGGGGCGGCGGCAACGGCGCCGGCCCTGGCGGCTTCTGACTCGGGAGCTTCAGCGCGGGAGCAGTATGCCGAGCGCCGCCCCGACCTCGGCGAGGTTCCGGTCGAGAGAGCGCAGAAGTTCCTCCCGACCGTCGTCGGTGTTCCGGGGGTCGCGGAGCACGGACAGGAAGACGCCCTGGAAGGCCCCGGCGATCGCCATCGGCACCGCGCCGGCCTCGACCTGACCGCAACGGGCCGAGACGAACCGGGCGAGCACGAGCTTCCACAGCTCCCAGTGCTCGTGTGCTTCGGCACGCAGGTCGGAGGTGCCATCGAGCAGCTGGAAGCGTTCGAGCCAGACCTCACTGGAGCGCACTGCGGAGAGGGTCGAGGTGACGACGGCGTACCGCAGAGCATCCATGGTCCCCACAGAGGGAGCCTGGCTGTCGACCGCTGCCTGCAGACCGGCGATCGTGGCGTCGAACGCCGCCCAGATGACGCCTGGCTTGGAACCGAAGTAGCGGAAGAACGTGGTGCGACTGATTCCGGATGCCGTCGCGATGTCATCGACGTTGACCCCGTCGTACCCGTTCCGCAGCATCAGCGTGAGTGCGATCTGTTCGACGTCTGCCCGCGAAGCCGCGGGCGGTCGTCCCGGGCTGCGGGGAGCACCGTCGGTCGTCATGCCCCCAATCTAGGCGCGACGAGCGAACAGGGCGCCATTGGAGGCCGCTTCACAGCATTGTGGTACTGAGGCCCACTATGCTGAAAGGTGCCGACAGGACCCCATGAGGGCCGCTACCGACTCGGTTCCGCACAGGGTGGTGCCGACAGATCCAAGGAGAATCCCGACATGGGAAAGCTAGACGGCAGAGTTGCAATCATCACCGGCGGAGCACAGGGAATGGGCGAGGCGCACGTTCGGCGCTTCGTCACGGAGGGCGCAAAAGTGGCGCTCACCGATCTGAACGAGGAGCGCGGCCAGAAGATCGCTGAAGAACTCGGCGAGAACGTCTTCTACGTCAAGCACGACGTCACCTCGCTCAGCGAATGGAAGCGCGTCGTTGCGGAGGTCGAGGAACACTTCGGCGACCCGGTGACCGTTCTCGTCAACAATGCGGGCATCATCGGCCCGGTCGTTCCGACCGTCGAGTTCGACGAGGAGGACTACCTCAAGGTCGTCGCCGTCAACCAGCACTCGCAGTTCTACGGCATGAAGACGGTCATCCCCTCGATGCAGAAAGCGGGCGGCGGCACGATCGTCAACATCTCGTCGACCGCTGGCATGGTTTCGATCGTCGGGGCGCCGAACCTCGCTTATGTGGGAAGCAAGTTCGCCTCCCGCGGCATGACCAAGCATGTCGCCGTGCAGTACGGTCCCGACAACATCCGCGTCAACTCGGTGCACCCGGGCTACATCAAGACCCCCATGATGGCGGCGGCGACGGATGCCGACGGCGGCGGTATCGCTGCGATGGTACCGATCCGACGCATGGCCGAAGCGGATGAGGTCTCGAAGCTGGTGCTGTTCCTGGCGTCTGAGGACTCGTCGTACATCAGCGGCATGGAGCACGTCATCGACGGCGGCCTCACCGCGTCCTAGACAGCCGCCGGGGGGCGGGACCCCCCGATGGGGAGTTCTCCCCATCGACCAGACGGCCTCACGCCCATACTGTTGAAACGTGAGAGAAAAACCTCACAGGATTCAGGGGGAACCGGAGTTTCCGGTCTCACGCTAACAAAGGAGAGAAAAATGGCCGTATGGGGTCTCGACGTCGAGCAGGTTCGTTCACTCAGCAAGCAGCTCAACACTCAGTCGCAGCAGGTGCAGCAGATCCTCACCACGCTCACCAGCGCCCTGCAGAACGTGCAGTGGACGGGTCCTGACGCTGAGGGCTTCCGCAGCGAGTGGAACACCACCCACACCGCCGCGCTGAAGCAGGTCATCTCAGCTCTCGAAGACGCGTCGCAGAAGTCGGCGAAGAACGCTTCCGACCAGGAAGCAACGTCGAACGCGTAACACGCATCGGAGGCGGGGACCGATCGCTGGTCCCCGCCTTCGTCGTCTCCGGATTCGCTGAAGACACAGATTCGACAGACACAGATTCGATATGCACAGAGGAGTGGTTGGAATGGCCGGTGGTTTCTACGGAGCGGATATCGCGTCCCTCCGCACCCTTGCACAGCAGTTCGACACCGCCGCCACCCGTCTGGCGGGCCTGACGTCGACACTGACGACGAACGTGAACGCGACGCATGCCTGGCAGGGTCCGGATGCTGA
Above is a genomic segment from Subtercola boreus containing:
- a CDS encoding TetR family transcriptional regulator; amino-acid sequence: MTTDGAPRSPGRPPAASRADVEQIALTLMLRNGYDGVNVDDIATASGISRTTFFRYFGSKPGVIWAAFDATIAGLQAAVDSQAPSVGTMDALRYAVVTSTLSAVRSSEVWLERFQLLDGTSDLRAEAHEHWELWKLVLARFVSARCGQVEAGAVPMAIAGAFQGVFLSVLRDPRNTDDGREELLRSLDRNLAEVGAALGILLPR
- a CDS encoding SDR family NAD(P)-dependent oxidoreductase; this encodes MGKLDGRVAIITGGAQGMGEAHVRRFVTEGAKVALTDLNEERGQKIAEELGENVFYVKHDVTSLSEWKRVVAEVEEHFGDPVTVLVNNAGIIGPVVPTVEFDEEDYLKVVAVNQHSQFYGMKTVIPSMQKAGGGTIVNISSTAGMVSIVGAPNLAYVGSKFASRGMTKHVAVQYGPDNIRVNSVHPGYIKTPMMAAATDADGGGIAAMVPIRRMAEADEVSKLVLFLASEDSSYISGMEHVIDGGLTAS
- a CDS encoding WXG100 family type VII secretion target, which encodes MAVWGLDVEQVRSLSKQLNTQSQQVQQILTTLTSALQNVQWTGPDAEGFRSEWNTTHTAALKQVISALEDASQKSAKNASDQEATSNA